A part of Marinomonas rhizomae genomic DNA contains:
- a CDS encoding helix-turn-helix domain-containing protein: protein MIAIPLPFVVALLLAILAGVLFFRREETTPSAFVFIALCALTTTVVGLRWTFDYSLFRLIQPILAACIPVTAWYCFSSAHQRHKFKVWHFLPPILVTLASFSYPFWRPPLDPMLTLLYVSYGIALIRASFKTSNLPEQVRLSDIDNALKAERIAGSILLMSAMIDGALAVDFSFFAGEHALIILAIGHAVLLPMLSVAVIMMSLSIAPNIHDSPSKDEQTDLIEEPKDKPQHPLTDDEVKDIIHKIDVLLSTKEVFLDPDLTLDRLARKACIPARQISAAINQVYGRNISQVVNEYRIERAKALLLSTDKAITQIYMDSGFQTKSNFHREFSRVTQQTPSAFRRANMKS from the coding sequence ATGATCGCTATTCCCTTACCTTTTGTGGTTGCCTTGCTGTTAGCTATTTTGGCTGGCGTGTTGTTTTTTCGTCGCGAAGAAACCACACCGTCAGCGTTCGTTTTTATTGCTTTGTGTGCGCTAACAACGACCGTCGTTGGTCTACGTTGGACCTTTGATTATTCTTTATTCCGTCTGATTCAGCCTATCTTGGCTGCTTGTATTCCCGTTACTGCTTGGTACTGTTTTTCAAGTGCTCATCAGCGCCATAAATTTAAAGTTTGGCATTTTTTACCGCCTATTTTAGTTACCTTGGCGTCTTTCAGTTATCCATTTTGGCGACCACCTTTGGACCCAATGTTAACGCTGCTTTATGTGAGCTATGGCATTGCATTGATTCGCGCCTCATTTAAAACATCAAACCTACCTGAACAAGTGCGTTTATCCGACATCGACAACGCCTTAAAAGCCGAACGCATCGCCGGTAGTATTCTCTTAATGTCTGCTATGATTGATGGTGCTTTAGCTGTCGATTTTTCTTTTTTTGCTGGCGAGCATGCACTGATAATTCTAGCTATTGGCCATGCGGTCTTACTACCCATGCTGTCAGTTGCCGTTATTATGATGAGCCTAAGTATTGCGCCCAATATCCATGACTCGCCAAGCAAAGATGAACAAACAGACCTTATAGAAGAACCAAAAGACAAGCCTCAGCATCCATTAACCGACGATGAGGTGAAAGACATAATTCACAAAATAGATGTGTTGCTGAGTACCAAAGAAGTGTTTCTTGATCCAGACCTAACGCTTGATAGACTCGCTAGAAAAGCCTGTATTCCAGCGCGTCAAATCTCCGCTGCCATCAATCAAGTTTACGGTCGCAACATTTCACAAGTAGTGAATGAATACCGTATTGAACGCGCCAAAGCACTGCTGCTATCCACCGACAAAGCCATTACCCAGATTTATATGGATTCTGGCTTTCAAACGAAGTCTAACTTCCATCGAGAGTTTTCGCGCGTGACACAACAAACACCGAGCGCCTTTCGGCGCGCTAACATGAAGAGTTAA
- a CDS encoding DUF805 domain-containing protein, whose product MNWYFDAWKRYAQFSGRASLKAFWMFFLVNCLISVVFVVLEIVSQSTWKIEALYSLLVFLPMLSLTVRRLHDTNRSAWWLLVVLVPAIGMLVLLVLLALPSESNKDFGNYPQNNAML is encoded by the coding sequence ATGAACTGGTATTTTGATGCGTGGAAGCGTTATGCGCAATTTTCTGGACGAGCGTCGCTAAAAGCATTTTGGATGTTCTTTTTGGTGAACTGTTTGATCTCGGTTGTGTTTGTTGTATTGGAAATAGTCTCTCAATCGACATGGAAGATAGAGGCGCTTTATAGCTTGTTGGTTTTCTTACCTATGCTGTCTTTGACTGTGCGTAGATTGCATGACACGAACCGTTCGGCCTGGTGGTTGCTGGTGGTCTTGGTGCCTGCTATAGGCATGCTTGTTTTGCTGGTGCTATTGGCCTTACCAAGTGAGTCGAACAAGGATTTTGGCAATTATCCACAAAACAACGCCATGCTATAA
- a CDS encoding LysR family transcriptional regulator, whose amino-acid sequence MDIEQARTFLEIIHAGTFAKAAARLHVTQTTVTARVQALESSLDCRLFVRNRAGAKLTKSGEAFVTPAKNMMEAWEQAKQLCGISDYQAQQTLRIGGEISLWNPILIDWLLAMSDDMPHLVINSQVTTTDSLYQSLQKQEVDAIIVHSPRYLPGLIVEQIVEEKLIHVVSKQRKTPDLFIEWGEEFTLQFDRCVPFNRRAAMQFSLGPMALKYMLAKGGNGYFRTRVVDRYLQEGRLHKVKGAAEFTYPIYLVSHKNTTLPDGFEQAKKILLDSMKNVSSWAI is encoded by the coding sequence ATGGATATTGAGCAAGCCAGAACATTTCTCGAAATTATTCACGCGGGTACTTTTGCCAAGGCTGCAGCACGTCTACACGTGACTCAAACAACAGTAACAGCCCGAGTTCAAGCTCTGGAGTCATCCTTAGATTGCCGTTTATTTGTGCGTAATAGAGCCGGTGCTAAGCTAACCAAAAGTGGGGAAGCCTTTGTGACTCCTGCGAAAAATATGATGGAAGCTTGGGAACAAGCGAAGCAGCTCTGTGGCATTTCAGATTATCAGGCTCAGCAAACCTTGAGGATCGGTGGGGAGATAAGTCTGTGGAACCCGATACTGATCGACTGGCTACTGGCAATGAGTGACGACATGCCTCACTTAGTCATCAACAGCCAAGTGACGACTACCGACAGTTTGTATCAATCCCTACAGAAACAAGAAGTAGATGCCATTATTGTCCACAGTCCACGCTATTTACCCGGTTTAATCGTCGAACAGATCGTGGAGGAAAAACTCATTCACGTCGTCTCAAAGCAGCGAAAAACACCGGATTTATTTATTGAATGGGGGGAAGAGTTCACCCTGCAGTTTGATCGTTGCGTCCCTTTTAATCGCCGAGCAGCGATGCAATTTTCGCTTGGACCTATGGCGCTCAAATACATGTTAGCAAAAGGCGGAAACGGCTATTTCCGCACACGAGTGGTTGATCGATATTTGCAAGAAGGACGGTTACACAAGGTAAAAGGCGCAGCCGAATTTACTTACCCTATTTACCTTGTATCTCACAAAAACACTACGCTGCCTGACGGCTTCGAACAGGCAAAAAAGATATTGTTAGACAGCATGAAAAATGTCTCAAGTTGGGCGATTTAA
- a CDS encoding HPP family protein — protein sequence MFLSCCRNIALFIGIETNKTSHFERFLSGMTACLALVSVYYLSSLFLSLPDSLLVVASIGASAVLLFAIPHGALSQPWPFVTGHLISALIGIGFYQAFGASFVTGAAAVGVSIIGMHYLRCLHPPGGSTALSCVIGGSSIHAMGFEFLLYPLLINLLAMLVFAFIINNAFHWRRYPASLNISLHQEAHEQHLLEMEDLYHVLEQEDIFIDVSAEELMHIYNAAREHAKERHKRRIAKLSR from the coding sequence ATGTTCCTCTCATGTTGTCGTAATATTGCTCTATTTATTGGTATTGAAACCAATAAAACTTCTCACTTTGAACGCTTTTTATCAGGTATGACAGCTTGTCTCGCATTAGTTAGTGTTTACTATTTATCGAGCCTGTTTTTATCTCTGCCGGATTCATTATTGGTGGTTGCTTCTATTGGAGCCAGTGCGGTTTTATTGTTCGCCATTCCCCATGGTGCTTTGTCTCAACCGTGGCCCTTTGTTACTGGGCATCTAATATCAGCGCTGATTGGTATTGGCTTTTATCAGGCGTTCGGAGCGTCTTTTGTGACGGGAGCGGCCGCTGTGGGCGTGTCGATTATCGGCATGCATTACCTGCGTTGCTTGCACCCGCCAGGCGGGTCGACCGCGTTATCGTGTGTGATTGGTGGCAGCAGTATACATGCAATGGGGTTTGAATTTTTACTGTATCCATTATTGATTAATTTATTAGCGATGCTTGTGTTCGCTTTCATCATCAATAATGCTTTTCACTGGAGGCGTTATCCTGCTTCTTTAAACATATCACTCCATCAAGAAGCCCATGAACAGCACTTGCTTGAAATGGAAGATCTTTATCATGTGCTAGAGCAGGAGGATATTTTTATCGACGTTAGTGCAGAAGAGCTTATGCACATCTACAACGCCGCAAGAGAGCACGCGAAAGAGCGCCATAAAAGACGTATAGCGAAATTGTCGAGATAG
- a CDS encoding GNAT family N-acetyltransferase — protein sequence MTVLIREAKREDSNTILKFVKELAAYEKAEHEVLATEQMIEDSIFSEHSSTKALICEKGGNPIGFAVYFFNYSTWLGKHGLYLEDLFVSPSERGSGAGKALLKHLAGIAVVNDCGRFEWNVLDWNKPAIDFYESLGAKPKSEWLGYQLTGEHLTALADS from the coding sequence ATGACAGTGTTAATACGCGAAGCCAAACGAGAAGATTCAAATACCATTCTTAAATTTGTTAAAGAATTGGCAGCTTATGAAAAAGCGGAACATGAAGTACTGGCTACCGAGCAGATGATTGAAGACTCTATTTTTTCAGAGCACTCGTCTACCAAAGCGCTCATTTGTGAGAAAGGTGGCAATCCAATTGGCTTTGCCGTGTACTTTTTTAACTATTCCACATGGCTAGGAAAGCATGGTCTATATCTTGAAGACTTGTTTGTGTCACCGTCGGAACGAGGCAGTGGCGCTGGCAAAGCATTATTAAAGCATTTGGCAGGAATTGCCGTTGTGAATGACTGTGGTAGGTTTGAATGGAATGTTTTGGATTGGAATAAACCCGCCATCGACTTCTATGAATCACTAGGCGCAAAGCCTAAGAGTGAATGGCTAGGTTATCAGTTAACGGGTGAGCATCTGACGGCTCTGGCGGATTCTTAA
- a CDS encoding GNAT family N-acetyltransferase: MDIRFEPIDIDTHFSQCVAFRRDAYLCSFGTDVGFEDSIIGYEALLRQNTLEKGWYYFHIWHESQLIGQLEFRSFSRSVDTGYVQLIYLIPEYRSLGLGDKLQEFICVQLIEAGCTKAMLCVSRINERALRHYTRSGWTYLFPNPKGKNMDFYQLDL, translated from the coding sequence ATGGATATTAGGTTTGAACCGATTGATATCGATACACACTTTTCTCAATGTGTGGCATTTAGACGGGATGCTTACTTATGCAGCTTCGGAACGGATGTTGGTTTTGAAGATTCAATCATTGGCTACGAAGCTCTGTTACGACAAAACACGTTAGAAAAAGGTTGGTATTACTTTCATATCTGGCACGAAAGTCAGCTTATCGGTCAGTTGGAGTTTCGATCTTTTTCTAGGTCTGTTGATACTGGTTATGTTCAATTAATCTATTTGATTCCCGAATATCGAAGTTTAGGCTTAGGAGACAAACTGCAAGAATTTATCTGTGTTCAATTGATAGAAGCTGGTTGTACAAAAGCAATGCTTTGCGTGAGTAGGATTAATGAACGTGCATTGCGTCATTATACACGCTCAGGTTGGACGTATTTATTCCCTAACCCTAAAGGTAAAAACATGGATTTTTATCAACTTGATTTGTAG
- a CDS encoding TetR/AcrR family transcriptional regulator: MAKMGRPRTFDRQKAVVQAMHLFWEHGYEMTSLSQLKANIGGGISTPSFYAAFGSKEELFNEAVQCYLETYACVTDSLWDDEIPPRDAVELALRRSTKMQCESGHPKGCMVSLGTMSAPTPELTHVVEPLTASRSRTLQGFVRCVERAIAMGELSKKANAKSMGISFNSFLLGVSILARDGVDASDLDASITELMKLWNIEVCQPK, translated from the coding sequence ATGGCAAAAATGGGCAGACCTAGAACATTTGATCGCCAGAAAGCAGTTGTGCAAGCTATGCATCTTTTCTGGGAACATGGCTACGAAATGACTTCTCTAAGCCAACTAAAGGCTAATATTGGTGGAGGGATTTCTACGCCAAGCTTTTACGCTGCATTTGGCTCTAAAGAGGAATTGTTCAATGAAGCTGTACAATGTTATTTAGAAACTTATGCATGCGTAACAGACTCCCTATGGGACGACGAGATTCCACCCAGAGACGCTGTTGAGCTTGCGCTCCGTCGCTCGACAAAAATGCAATGTGAATCAGGACATCCCAAGGGATGTATGGTGTCTTTGGGGACAATGAGCGCACCCACGCCAGAGCTTACTCACGTTGTTGAACCACTTACTGCCTCGCGTTCACGAACGCTTCAAGGCTTTGTGCGATGCGTAGAACGCGCAATCGCTATGGGAGAGCTGTCCAAAAAAGCGAACGCTAAGTCTATGGGAATTTCCTTCAATAGTTTCCTGCTTGGTGTATCGATACTAGCTAGAGATGGAGTGGATGCCTCGGACCTCGACGCTTCCATTACTGAATTAATGAAACTATGGAATATCGAAGTGTGTCAGCCCAAATAG
- a CDS encoding MFS transporter yields MNNSLNKANAGDPDRLPMSALLALAMTGFICIVTETLPAGLLSQISAGLEISQAMAGQMVTAYALGSLLAAIPLTIATRGWKRRNVLLLTIFGFFVFNSVTALSSNYVLTLVARFFAGVAAGLAWSLLAGYARRMVQPHQQGRAMAVAMVGIPLALSLGVPLGTFMGATIGWQTAFGVMSGLALVLIVWVIAKVPDYPGQSAHERLPLKKVFMSPGVRPVLCVVMTWMLAHNILYTYIAPFVEQAGLGERIDLVLLTFGLAALVGIWFAGMLVDRYLRTTVLTSLLAFALIALIFGFGAQSPEIIYIGVAVWGITFGGASTLLQTALADAAGNGADVALSMNVVAWNSAIACGGILGGILLDSVGVSSFPWSLLALLSIAFLIAWSYHSHAFKSGARIGGRSAV; encoded by the coding sequence GTGAATAATTCTCTCAATAAAGCAAATGCGGGAGATCCAGATCGCTTACCTATGTCGGCACTGCTTGCATTGGCGATGACCGGATTCATTTGTATCGTCACTGAAACATTGCCTGCGGGGCTGCTGTCTCAGATCAGTGCAGGTCTGGAAATAAGCCAAGCTATGGCAGGTCAAATGGTAACTGCATATGCGTTGGGGTCGTTGCTTGCGGCCATTCCATTGACAATTGCGACACGTGGCTGGAAGCGGCGTAACGTTCTGCTGCTGACCATCTTCGGTTTCTTCGTTTTCAACTCGGTTACCGCTTTATCAAGCAACTATGTTCTAACATTGGTTGCTCGTTTCTTCGCGGGTGTTGCAGCTGGACTTGCTTGGAGTCTATTAGCTGGTTATGCGCGCCGTATGGTCCAGCCCCATCAGCAAGGCCGTGCAATGGCTGTCGCCATGGTCGGTATCCCTCTTGCTTTGTCTTTGGGTGTACCTCTTGGCACATTTATGGGCGCTACTATCGGTTGGCAAACTGCATTTGGCGTTATGTCAGGTTTGGCACTTGTCTTGATCGTCTGGGTGATAGCGAAGGTTCCTGACTATCCGGGACAGTCTGCTCACGAGCGCTTACCGTTGAAGAAAGTCTTCATGAGTCCCGGAGTACGACCAGTACTCTGCGTGGTTATGACATGGATGTTAGCCCACAATATTCTCTATACCTATATTGCCCCGTTTGTTGAGCAAGCAGGGCTTGGAGAACGAATAGACTTGGTTCTACTTACCTTTGGTCTTGCGGCCCTTGTCGGTATTTGGTTTGCAGGCATGCTGGTGGACCGCTATTTACGTACTACCGTTCTAACAAGTCTTTTAGCATTCGCTTTAATTGCTTTGATATTTGGATTTGGTGCTCAATCTCCAGAAATTATCTATATCGGTGTCGCAGTATGGGGCATCACTTTTGGAGGCGCATCCACCTTATTGCAAACCGCATTGGCCGATGCTGCAGGTAATGGTGCTGATGTGGCGCTTTCTATGAATGTTGTTGCATGGAATTCAGCTATTGCCTGCGGAGGTATCCTTGGCGGGATACTGCTTGATTCAGTAGGTGTTAGCTCTTTCCCTTGGTCTCTGTTGGCCTTACTTTCAATCGCATTTTTAATAGCTTGGTCATATCATTCGCATGCCTTTAAATCTGGGGCGCGTATTGGTGGAAGGTCGGCCGTTTAA
- a CDS encoding amino acid ABC transporter ATP-binding protein, whose amino-acid sequence MSLVNLHQVHKYYGDHHVLKGIDLDIKAGEVVSIIGKSGSGKSTLLRCINGLEHYQEGGITVDGKEVTTEDIQVRRLALSVGMIFQNFNLFPHMTVGENVMLAPTIVLKKSKAEAEKTARAMLEKVGLAEKFDSFPEKLSGGQQQRVAIARALAMSPKVLLCDEITSALDPELVGEVLKVLEQLAKEGITLVLVTHEMNFARDVGSRVVFMHQGKVWEQGDPKTILSNPQTDELKQFIGAVL is encoded by the coding sequence ATGTCTCTCGTTAACTTACATCAAGTCCATAAATACTATGGCGATCATCATGTGCTGAAAGGCATTGATCTAGATATCAAAGCAGGTGAAGTGGTGTCTATCATCGGCAAAAGTGGCTCTGGTAAAAGTACACTACTGCGCTGTATTAATGGCTTGGAACATTACCAAGAAGGCGGCATTACCGTTGACGGTAAAGAAGTCACCACAGAAGACATTCAGGTGCGTCGTCTTGCACTTAGCGTCGGCATGATCTTCCAAAACTTCAACCTATTCCCACACATGACAGTGGGCGAAAACGTCATGCTTGCGCCGACAATTGTGTTGAAGAAAAGCAAAGCCGAGGCCGAGAAAACCGCACGCGCTATGTTGGAAAAAGTGGGACTGGCAGAAAAATTCGACAGTTTCCCAGAAAAGTTATCTGGCGGCCAGCAACAACGTGTTGCCATTGCCCGTGCATTAGCCATGTCACCCAAGGTATTGCTGTGTGATGAAATCACCTCGGCCCTCGACCCAGAATTAGTCGGCGAAGTATTAAAAGTACTCGAACAACTGGCGAAAGAAGGCATCACCTTAGTTCTAGTTACTCATGAAATGAATTTCGCCCGCGACGTCGGCAGCCGAGTCGTCTTCATGCACCAAGGCAAAGTCTGGGAACAAGGCGATCCAAAAACCATCTTGTCCAACCCACAAACCGATGAATTGAAGCAGTTTATTGGGGCAGTGCTTTAA
- a CDS encoding amino acid ABC transporter permease, producing MIEFSNYDILRNLLFATQWTVLLSLAAFIGGTTVALALTAMRLTRNPVMQRIVKIYVELFQGTPLLMQMFLCFFGLSMLGYEISAWGAAILSLTFFTSAFLVEIWRGCIDTLPKGQWEASRCLGLSFLQTLRFIILPQAIRVATAPTVGFSVQVIKGTALASVIGFVELTKVGTMLNNATFEPFKVFTLVALIYFLLCYPLSLYSKHLEKKFNVSR from the coding sequence ATGATCGAATTTTCTAACTACGACATTCTGCGCAATCTTTTGTTTGCGACACAATGGACGGTTTTATTATCACTGGCGGCGTTTATCGGTGGCACAACCGTCGCGCTTGCATTAACCGCCATGCGTTTGACGCGTAATCCAGTCATGCAGCGCATCGTAAAAATCTACGTGGAATTATTTCAAGGTACGCCATTGCTGATGCAAATGTTCTTGTGCTTTTTTGGCTTGTCCATGCTGGGCTATGAAATATCCGCTTGGGGCGCGGCGATTTTGTCGCTGACGTTTTTTACCAGCGCATTTTTAGTAGAAATCTGGCGTGGCTGTATCGACACCTTGCCGAAAGGCCAATGGGAAGCTAGCCGTTGTTTAGGATTGAGCTTTTTACAAACCTTGCGCTTTATTATCTTGCCACAAGCAATTCGTGTGGCGACGGCTCCAACAGTTGGCTTCTCGGTACAGGTTATTAAAGGCACCGCGTTGGCATCAGTAATTGGCTTTGTCGAACTGACTAAAGTTGGCACCATGTTAAACAACGCCACGTTTGAACCTTTTAAAGTCTTTACTCTCGTTGCGCTTATCTACTTCTTACTTTGTTATCCACTGTCTCTGTACAGCAAGCATCTGGAGAAAAAATTCAATGTCTCTCGTTAA
- a CDS encoding amino acid ABC transporter permease — MLYFSDLLQYSDVFLSGLKTTVELTVLTTILGVALGTACATIRQYGNRASQRVVSVYVELIRNTPFIVQLFFIFFGLPAIGMMLSPWEASMIALTINLGAYSAEIIRAGLGSISKGQIEAAKVLGLNFRQTLTRVIFVPAFEKIYPALTSQCIIVMLGSAVISQISVEDLTYAANLVQSRNFRAFESYFVTALLYLGLSILLRFAFNALGKRLFAYRTAD; from the coding sequence ATGTTGTATTTCTCTGATCTATTGCAATACAGCGACGTGTTCCTCAGTGGCTTAAAAACCACTGTCGAACTCACTGTACTGACAACGATCTTGGGCGTGGCATTAGGAACAGCCTGCGCGACGATTCGCCAATATGGCAACCGAGCCAGTCAACGCGTCGTCAGTGTGTATGTGGAACTGATCCGTAATACGCCCTTTATTGTTCAATTGTTTTTTATCTTCTTTGGTCTCCCTGCTATTGGCATGATGTTGTCGCCATGGGAAGCCAGCATGATTGCTCTGACTATCAATCTTGGCGCCTACAGTGCTGAAATTATCCGCGCAGGCCTTGGTAGTATTTCCAAAGGCCAAATAGAAGCAGCAAAGGTACTAGGGCTGAACTTTCGCCAAACACTTACTCGCGTGATCTTCGTTCCAGCATTTGAAAAAATTTATCCGGCACTTACCAGCCAATGCATCATCGTCATGCTGGGGTCAGCTGTGATTTCTCAAATCTCAGTAGAGGATTTAACTTACGCAGCCAACCTTGTGCAATCACGTAACTTCCGTGCTTTTGAAAGCTACTTCGTGACCGCGCTCTTGTACCTTGGTTTGTCTATTTTGTTGAGATTTGCTTTCAACGCTTTAGGAAAACGCCTATTTGCTTATCGTACAGCCGATTAA